One part of the Sorangiineae bacterium MSr11954 genome encodes these proteins:
- the uvrA gene encoding excinuclease ABC subunit UvrA, which translates to MLKHRTKSAKEPDFVQVIGAREHNLKIDEIAVPKRKLVVFTGPSGSGKSSLAFDTLYAEGQRRYIETLSAYARQFLGQLERPKVDHLRGLSPTIAIEQKSASSNPRSTVGTITEVYDYLRVLYAKLGDQHCPKCGKKVAAQGAQAITREILALPEGTSVTLYAPQATHRKGEYRELFEDLRARGFVRVRIDGKIERLEDVTALDKKKKHSIDLVIDRIVLKAEDRARIAEGVELGLREGKGELRVDTGKGEVLFSESRSCCGIAFPELSPQSFSFNSPLGMCPSCNGLGMRDEVDPALIIPDPSLSIRDGAIAPWATAMARGEGWTARIINGVAKAFGVNLDIPWKKIPKAKQHAILYGGGEERIAIRWGKEGSTSHGTWAMKYEGVVPNIERKFRETASDSARELYRRYLRERPCDACGGKRLRPESLFVLVAGKGITEITEKTIAEVAAHFESMVLPPSDRQISAGALLEIRSRLRFLLDVGLDYITLDRKATTLSGGEAQRIRLASQLGSELSGVMYVLDEPSIGLHARDNSHLIATLHRLRDLGNSVIVVEHDAETIMASDHVVDFGPGAGLLGGSVTFSGTPDELMASESLTGLYLSGKRRIEVPKDRRTPRAWLEVKGAREHNLRGIDVKIPVGVLTAVTGVSGAGKSSLVNGILLPALAHALHDSADPIGAHEAILGLDAFDKVIAIDQKPIGRTPRSNPGTYTKAFDMIREIFAELPDARARGYGAGRFSFNVKGGRCESCGGDGMVKVEMHFLADVYVPCSACDTKRYNAETLQVRFKGKSIHDVLESSIEECREHFQAFPALTRVLDKLVEVGLGYMKLGQQATTLSGGEAQRVKLSRELGKVQTGRTLYVLDEPTTGLHFDDIQKLLAVLQRLVDAGNTVVVIEHNLDVIKCADWLIDLGPEGGARGGTLLAEGTPEAVARVAASYTGRYLAPLLETRKARVKRAVRAENGAPVAGEA; encoded by the coding sequence ATGTTGAAACATCGAACGAAGAGCGCCAAAGAGCCGGATTTCGTCCAGGTCATCGGTGCGCGCGAACACAACCTCAAGATCGATGAAATCGCCGTCCCCAAGCGCAAGCTGGTCGTCTTTACCGGCCCCAGTGGGTCGGGCAAATCGAGCCTCGCCTTCGACACCCTCTACGCCGAGGGCCAGCGCCGCTACATCGAGACCCTGAGCGCCTACGCCCGGCAATTTTTGGGTCAGCTGGAACGCCCCAAGGTCGATCACCTGCGCGGCCTCTCGCCCACGATTGCCATCGAGCAAAAGAGCGCCTCGTCCAATCCGCGCTCCACGGTGGGCACCATCACCGAGGTGTACGACTACCTCCGCGTCCTCTACGCCAAGCTGGGCGATCAGCACTGCCCCAAGTGCGGAAAGAAGGTCGCCGCCCAGGGCGCGCAGGCCATTACCCGCGAGATCCTGGCCCTCCCCGAGGGCACCAGCGTGACCCTGTACGCGCCGCAAGCCACCCACCGCAAAGGCGAATACCGCGAGCTCTTCGAAGACCTTCGCGCCCGCGGTTTCGTGCGCGTGCGCATCGACGGCAAAATCGAGCGCCTCGAGGACGTCACCGCGCTCGACAAAAAGAAGAAGCACTCCATCGACCTGGTGATCGACCGCATCGTGCTCAAGGCGGAAGACCGGGCGCGCATCGCCGAGGGCGTCGAGCTCGGGCTCCGCGAAGGAAAAGGGGAGCTCCGCGTCGACACCGGCAAAGGCGAGGTCCTCTTCAGCGAATCGCGTTCGTGCTGCGGCATCGCCTTCCCCGAGCTCTCGCCGCAGAGCTTCTCCTTCAACTCGCCCCTCGGCATGTGCCCCTCGTGCAACGGCTTGGGCATGCGCGACGAGGTCGACCCGGCGCTCATCATCCCGGACCCCTCGCTCTCGATCCGCGACGGCGCCATCGCCCCGTGGGCCACGGCCATGGCGCGCGGGGAGGGCTGGACCGCGCGCATCATCAACGGCGTGGCCAAGGCCTTCGGCGTCAACCTCGACATCCCGTGGAAGAAGATCCCCAAGGCCAAGCAACACGCCATCCTCTACGGGGGAGGCGAGGAGCGCATCGCCATCCGCTGGGGCAAGGAGGGCTCCACCAGCCACGGCACCTGGGCGATGAAGTACGAGGGCGTCGTCCCCAACATCGAGCGCAAGTTCCGCGAGACGGCCTCCGACTCCGCGCGCGAGCTGTACCGCCGCTACTTGCGTGAGCGCCCTTGCGATGCGTGCGGCGGCAAGCGGCTGCGGCCCGAGAGCCTGTTCGTTTTGGTGGCCGGCAAGGGCATCACGGAGATCACGGAGAAGACGATCGCGGAGGTCGCGGCGCACTTCGAGTCGATGGTGCTCCCGCCCTCGGATCGGCAGATCAGCGCGGGCGCGCTGCTCGAGATCCGCAGCCGTCTGCGCTTCTTGCTCGACGTGGGGCTGGACTACATCACCTTGGATCGCAAAGCGACCACCTTGAGCGGCGGCGAGGCGCAGCGCATTCGCCTGGCGAGCCAGCTGGGGAGCGAGCTATCCGGCGTCATGTACGTGCTCGACGAGCCGAGCATCGGGCTGCACGCGCGCGACAATTCGCATTTGATCGCGACCTTGCACCGCTTGCGCGATCTGGGCAACAGCGTCATTGTCGTGGAGCACGACGCCGAGACGATCATGGCCTCGGATCACGTGGTCGACTTCGGCCCCGGCGCGGGCCTCCTGGGCGGCAGCGTGACCTTCAGCGGGACCCCGGACGAGCTGATGGCGAGCGAGAGCCTCACGGGCTTGTACCTCTCGGGCAAGCGCCGCATCGAGGTCCCCAAGGATCGGCGCACACCGCGCGCATGGCTGGAGGTCAAGGGCGCACGCGAGCACAACCTGCGCGGAATCGACGTGAAAATTCCGGTGGGCGTGCTCACGGCGGTCACGGGGGTGAGCGGCGCGGGCAAGAGCTCGCTCGTGAACGGCATTTTGCTACCGGCGCTGGCGCACGCGCTCCACGACAGCGCCGATCCCATCGGCGCGCACGAGGCGATCCTGGGCTTGGACGCCTTCGACAAAGTGATCGCCATCGATCAAAAGCCGATCGGGCGGACCCCGCGCTCCAACCCCGGCACGTACACCAAGGCGTTCGACATGATCCGCGAGATCTTCGCCGAGCTGCCCGACGCTCGCGCGCGCGGCTATGGCGCCGGGCGATTCAGCTTCAATGTAAAGGGCGGGCGCTGCGAGTCCTGCGGCGGCGACGGCATGGTCAAAGTGGAGATGCACTTTTTGGCCGACGTCTATGTGCCGTGCTCGGCCTGCGACACGAAGCGCTACAACGCGGAGACGTTGCAAGTGCGATTCAAGGGAAAGTCGATCCACGACGTCCTCGAGTCGAGCATCGAAGAGTGCCGCGAGCACTTCCAGGCGTTTCCCGCGCTGACGCGCGTGCTCGACAAATTGGTCGAGGTGGGGCTCGGGTATATGAAGCTCGGGCAACAGGCGACCACGTTGAGCGGCGGCGAGGCGCAGCGCGTGAAGTTGAGCCGCGAGCTCGGCAAAGTGCAGACCGGGCGCACGCTCTACGTGCTGGACGAGCCGACCACGGGGCTCCATTTCGACGATATTCAGAAGCTCTTGGCCGTGTTGCAGCGGCTCGTCGATGCGGGGAACACGGTGGTCGTGATCGAGCACAATCTGGACGTCATCAAGTGCGCGGATTGGCTGATCGACCTCGGGCCGGAAGGCGGGGCTCGGGGGGGGACGTTGCTCGCCGAGGGAACGCCGGAGGCGGTCGCGCGGGTGGCGGCGTCGTATACGGGGCGGTACTTGGCGCCGTTGCTCGAGACGCGCAAGGCGCGCGTGAAAAGGGCGGTGCGGGCGGAGAATGGCGCGCCGGTGGCGGGCGAGGCGTAA
- a CDS encoding trypsin-like serine protease, with translation MLGKSLLVFFAAALGAAGCSDGAGEGTAVQTSPLYNAPIDTDHPFDVGVCAGRLNTDPKYGEIGSCAGPGLGVPGGFNIRASGTLVAPNLVLTARHAFRKLEPPPPTPFDCSYGLGAMWFPEDGIRITTTHSTIVDQPTWIKVEKIIEPAGNFGCTDDLALLQLDHDIWDVEPAWVDLRHDLGTSPPRDGKLAVVGRGAVAPTDLGGLLRRYQRDMSFTCAKAPCELRYPFDGQTLSLQIRDGMIAFGAGLLGGDSGSGVLLNESFDTRPTVVGVSTISLRTEKGFPVHSVGIALHPHREWIARAAREAARAGHYRAPRWARDCADGTDGTDETALDDRP, from the coding sequence ATGCTAGGAAAATCGCTACTCGTGTTCTTTGCCGCCGCTCTCGGCGCAGCAGGCTGCAGCGATGGCGCGGGTGAGGGCACCGCGGTTCAGACGAGCCCGCTCTACAATGCGCCCATCGATACCGATCACCCCTTCGACGTTGGGGTGTGTGCCGGAAGGTTGAATACCGATCCGAAATATGGCGAGATCGGCTCCTGCGCCGGCCCCGGGCTGGGCGTACCGGGCGGATTCAATATCCGAGCGAGCGGCACATTGGTGGCGCCCAACCTGGTGCTGACCGCGCGCCACGCGTTTCGAAAGCTTGAGCCGCCGCCGCCCACCCCCTTCGACTGCAGCTACGGGCTCGGCGCCATGTGGTTCCCCGAAGACGGAATTCGCATTACGACGACCCACTCCACGATCGTCGATCAACCCACTTGGATCAAAGTGGAAAAGATCATCGAGCCCGCGGGCAACTTCGGGTGTACCGATGATCTCGCGCTCCTTCAGCTCGACCACGACATTTGGGACGTCGAGCCCGCGTGGGTCGATCTCCGGCACGACCTGGGCACGTCGCCGCCGCGCGATGGTAAGCTGGCGGTCGTGGGGCGTGGGGCGGTCGCACCGACGGACCTGGGCGGATTGCTGCGGCGATATCAGCGCGATATGAGCTTCACGTGCGCAAAAGCGCCATGCGAGCTTCGTTATCCGTTCGACGGGCAGACGCTCTCCCTCCAGATTCGCGACGGGATGATCGCCTTTGGCGCCGGCCTCCTCGGAGGGGATTCGGGATCGGGCGTGCTCTTGAACGAATCGTTCGACACGCGGCCCACCGTCGTCGGTGTCTCCACCATTTCCCTCCGGACCGAGAAGGGCTTTCCCGTGCATAGCGTGGGCATCGCCCTGCATCCGCACCGCGAATGGATCGCCCGCGCCGCACGTGAGGCGGCGCGCGCGGGCCACTATCGGGCGCCGCGCTGGGCGCGTGACTGTGCGGACGGCACAGACGGCACGGACGAAACGGCCCTCGACGATCGGCCGTAA
- a CDS encoding ester cyclase, giving the protein MTAVNVITSWQELRVTSSARRLVERFYEAWNAADEDAARAILHTDVVFQASRGAPRTGHESFFAYMRAIHTVLGECACTIDEMVATAERAAVKVTLTAVHRGVFLGVPPTGRKLHWPGSAFFSMDEQRITKIRLLGDIDALKKQLGEELRPFSRPPPPPPAAPLPTSKTGAGGMRRIAIRAAAGRVTFVDVDAIDWIEAAENYVHIHVGPTVHLLHAPIGTLEKALDPAAFIRVHRSAIVRTARIGELRAIRHGEYEIRLTCGARVRSSRTYHEAIKALAWNPF; this is encoded by the coding sequence ATGACGGCAGTAAATGTGATAACGAGCTGGCAAGAGCTCCGGGTGACGTCGTCCGCGCGGAGGCTGGTCGAGCGCTTTTATGAGGCATGGAACGCGGCCGATGAAGATGCGGCCCGCGCGATCTTGCATACCGACGTTGTCTTTCAGGCCTCGCGCGGGGCGCCGCGCACGGGCCATGAGAGCTTTTTCGCGTACATGCGCGCCATTCACACGGTGCTCGGCGAGTGCGCGTGCACCATTGACGAAATGGTCGCCACGGCGGAGCGCGCGGCGGTGAAGGTGACGCTCACCGCGGTTCATCGTGGCGTCTTTCTCGGCGTGCCGCCGACCGGTCGCAAACTCCATTGGCCCGGGAGCGCGTTTTTTTCGATGGATGAGCAACGGATCACGAAGATTCGACTGCTCGGCGATATCGATGCGCTCAAAAAGCAGCTCGGCGAAGAACTCCGCCCATTCTCGCGGCCACCGCCACCGCCGCCGGCCGCGCCCCTGCCGACCTCGAAAACGGGCGCCGGCGGCATGCGCCGTATCGCCATCCGCGCCGCCGCCGGCCGCGTCACCTTCGTTGACGTGGATGCGATCGACTGGATCGAGGCGGCCGAAAACTACGTCCATATCCATGTCGGCCCCACCGTGCACCTCTTGCACGCGCCCATCGGCACCCTCGAAAAGGCGCTCGACCCCGCGGCGTTCATTCGCGTTCATCGGTCGGCCATTGTACGCACGGCACGCATCGGGGAGCTCCGGGCCATCCGCCACGGCGAATACGAGATCCGATTGACCTGTGGCGCGCGTGTGCGCTCGAGCCGCACGTACCACGAGGCCATCAAGGCGCTCGCCTGGAATCCGTTTTGA